The DNA window GTGTTCTCTGGTggttttttactttttacttcGTATACTTGTTTACGTGTGAATTAAAATGTGTTTCTGAATTTCATGATGCGTTTATATCTGTTTGTTTTGGCTAACTTTGTATGTGACTCAAATTGAGTTATAGCTTactttaaatgtaattttatgtatttgtatttactAAGCTGTCCTGCAGCTACAAAGGTTTTCAATATGTTGATTATTTAATCAgtttaaaatttgttgttaAAATAGGTACTTTTTCTTCGAAATTTTCACTTCAATCGAAAAATTATGTACAGTAAGACTGTGAGGCCATCTTGATATATCCTATCCATTTGTATACACAAGATATTAGGTTTATTCGAAACATAGCTGTTTTAATCCTTTATGCAGGatttacataaaaaaaataaaaaaatgtattaaaatagCAATCGCGAAATAAGTTTTATAAGTTTTAGATTTGTTGTACAggataaatatgtaaataggGATAGCTATTTGAGCTCTTGCAGGTTTCTgtgaaaatatatgtttttaaattCAGTTTTACTTTCGGAATTTAAGAGAAGGCAATATGTTTACATATAagtttgttaaataaataatcaaataGAAAAGAACAATAAAAAACCCTTACtaattaaatgtatataaagGGCATTACTTAAAAAGCGACGGAAACATTTTCGGCGTGtatcttaaataaataaataaattgaatagaAATTTTTGTTAAGTATAAATTGTTTTTGACTCATTGCTTTCTATGTCGACCTTCTCAATCGAAGTGAGCCTCTGCAGATTTTCAATTACACGTTTTCTTTTGTAACTTTGtcataattaaatttgcattatCGAGAGATTCGCACCCAAATCCACCGGACATTCTCCCCGCATCAACCATCAATCATCATTCATTTATAACAACTTTTTGCGATTTCCTTGCAGGATTGCCACGAGTTCGGACCAGGAGCCGGAAGGCTTGGCTGGTGAGGATGCGTAGCCATTACTGTGCTGCACTGATTCTGATGGCAGTGAGGAGGTTTGTTttaccaacagcaacaacaacgagctCGGATGCCCCAGCAGCAATCTGAACGGAACTGGGGGTCAGCACGTCGTCCTCAGCTAGCGGTGGCATTCGAATTGGTTCCGTGAATGCCGCCGCCTTAACAAACCACTCGACAACGGACACAATGTGGCAGAGTTCTTCGGGGCCAGGTTAAAATCCGGTTCAACCTGGCTGGCGGGGATTGGGTTGGCGTCCGTTGTTGCTTCGGGTATACTTATTTAAGAGGTTCTCCGAGAGGACCTGGGATCAGTGTAACACAATAACTAAATTCTAATTCAAAAGCGTACCAAATGAACTCTACTTACTGAGAAGCGCGAAGAGACAAAATAGAAAATCCATGAGATCGTCTAAATTATCACTAATCGAAGGCACttttaattaaagcaaatagtTTAAAAGTCTAATAATAAGGCTGTGAAATTAACTGAGTGTAAATCGAACCACTTCAATTGTCTAATCGTATTTCAATTTGTCTGTAAAATGATATAATTGTATGTCTCTACATTGAACGTATGTGAGTAATTATTTatcaaatgttttaaaatgaTACTTTGTactttgtatttattttgtactGTTTAACCTAAGAATTCCCTATTTAAAGCTGCACTTTTTAATGGAAACTAAAGGTCCAGAGGAGTCCATCATCTCCTAGATAgttgcaaaaaatattttaaaaattgttgtgTACAAAAATCGCTATAAATAAAGATTTGTATTATATTAAGAAACACCTGCCCCGCTGGTCTTTGTATTCAAGTTTACAAGATTTAAGCTGGAAAAAGCATCTATATACGTTAAAGTTACATGAATCGGAAACCACCGAAAGATAATTTAGGGACTTATGTCATAGCCAGCAGCAAATTGCTGTTATGTTAagttgtatttaaaatcagTGTAATGACCGATTAGTTGACTGAAAGTGAAAATGACTGCCCCAAAAGCTTAATGAGTTAATCATTGGATCGCTCAAGCTACAAAGTGTTAGGTGTCAGGTGTCAGGTGTCAgggcgtgggcgtgggcgtgggtATCTAATATATCCATTCATCGAAGTGATTATTGActgatttgcatttgcatgtaACCGGCAATTGTCTGACGATGCTTAATGGCCTATAAAAGCGAATAGTTAGTCACAAGCCACTCATTAATTATCACTAAATCAAATCGAAATGAGACTCATCGTATTCGTTTGCTGCCTGTGGATGGCTCGAAGTTTGGGGCAGTTGCGTAAGTGAAAGGATATTCCTAGGATACTTAAATGAACTGTTGGAACTTGTACAACTTGTAGCTCCTGAGATCGAGAAATGCAAGGCTGGCGATTCAATCTGCATAGCTGAAACAGTCACCAGGATTCTGCGCTTGTACCCCAAAGGTCTGCCCTCTATTGGATTGGTTGCTCTGGACTCCATTGGGTTCGAGGATGTCGTCGTCAGTCGGTTGGAACCAGATGGGTCATCTACTTTGGATTTAAAATTCCATAACCTAACCGTAATAGGATTCGCGGACTCCACAGTGGTGGAGGCAAAGGGATTCGAAGCGGATCTGCCGCGGGTCCTCGAGTTGAGTGGCTGGATTCCATTGCTGAAACTCAATGGATATTACGAGATGCGGGGCAGTTTGCTGACCATGCCCATTCATGGCAAAGGTCAAGCCCAGGTGGAGATCAGGGAATGCCGCGTTCGCTGCAAGG is part of the Drosophila sechellia strain sech25 chromosome 3R, ASM438219v1, whole genome shotgun sequence genome and encodes:
- the LOC6620069 gene encoding uncharacterized protein LOC6620069, whose protein sequence is MRLIVFVCCLWMARSLGQLPPEIEKCKAGDSICIAETVTRILRLYPKGLPSIGLVALDSIGFEDVVVSRLEPDGSSTLDLKFHNLTVIGFADSTVVEAKGFEADLPRVLELSGWIPLLKLNGYYEMRGSLLTMPIHGKGQAQVEIRECRVRCKVRVLEDLRDDGKLYAGISKVKCLLDVQGMHLNFENLFNNPEMSDAMNAVANTKWLEIWHTLRRGITSAVDQLVESILKRVANKLPYDDFYRD